One part of the Haliaeetus albicilla chromosome 9, bHalAlb1.1, whole genome shotgun sequence genome encodes these proteins:
- the PIGZ gene encoding GPI mannosyltransferase 4 isoform X1, with translation MRARGLWALLAALRAGWCLLPQAGYLHPDEFFQSPEVMAGDILNLQVYYPWEFLSSSPCRTIVFPLMTSGVTYWVIKSLQQLDICSSCINSYTLLVSPRLLFTVFSFILDYSVYRLAPFWEVDPWKALVLLAGSYVTLVFYTRTFTNTLEGLLFALLMVLVSSRKSDGSLVGPTSSPLIGIVTTAGFFNRPTFLAFALMPLLYWAGLIVDSQKSIKTVINHFSKLVLCACFTAIVFVTADTFYFTSMDLENLYSIKKSSLFDVISQLNEKMIVTPFNFLSYNLNPHNLALHGSHPRVTHFTVNGIMLFGVLHILAIGAGIKTLKEYIHQLIRVRSFCHGSSGLSVHSEGSPTLLLFYFVPLAFLSLFSHQEPRFLIPLILPLVLFSTSQNRAVKWRHVITIFNVFGALLFGCLHQGGLIPCLCHLEQLMHSPESSNHPRHYTLLFAHTYMPPRSLLNIRKRDTHIEVIDMAGSKEEILCQTVEQQANNFTCNDCHVFVIIPGTVRATITKCGVSFKNETLIFPHLSMEDPPQIPFLFSGNWRSQLGLYILQVDRDQQHL, from the exons atGCGGGCCAGGGGGCTGTGGGCGCTGCTGGCCGCCCTGCGGGCCGGCTGGTGCCTGCTGCCGCAGGCCGGCTACCTACACCCCGACGAGTTCTTCCAGTCGCCCGAGGTGATGGCAG GAGATATTTTAAACCTACAGGTCTATTATCCTTGGGAGTTCCTTTCCAGCTCTCCTTGCAGAACAATTGTTTTCCCATTAATGACATCTGGAGTTACCTACTGGGTGATCAAGTCTTTGCAGCAGCTGGACATATGTTCAAGTTGCATCAACAGCTACACCCTTCTTGTATCACCTCGCCTTCTCTTTACAGTCTTTTCTTTCATACTCGACTATAGTGTTTACCGGTTAGCTCCTTTCTGGGAAGTGGATCCGTGGAAAGCACTGGTACTTCTTGCCGGATCTTATGTCACTCTGGTATTTTATACCAGAACATTTACCAACACACTTGAAGGACTTCTCTTTGCTCTTCTGATGGTATTGGTTTCCTCAAGAAAGTCTGATGGCAGCTTAGTGGGGCCTACAAGCAGCCCTCTCATAGGTATTGTAACAACTGCTGGGTTTTTCAACAGGCCAACCTTTCTGGCATTTGCTCTAATGCCCCTGCTTTACTGGGCAGGTTTAATTGTTGACTCTCAAAAGAGCATTAAAACTGTCATAAACCACTTTTCAAAGCTTGTCCTATGTGCATGTTTTACTGCCATTGTTTTTGTAACGGCCGATACCTTCTATTTTACCTCCATGGACTTAGAAAACCTCTACAGCATTAAAAAGAGCAGCCTATTTGATGTAATAAGTCaattaaatgagaaaatgaTAGTAACCCCTTTCAATTTTCTCAGCTATAATCTTAATCCTCATAATCTTGCACTGCACGGAAGTCATCCCCGAGTTACACATTTTACAGTCAATGGCATAATGCTCTTTGGGGTCTTACATATTCTGGCCATTGGTGCTGGTATTAAAACATTGAAGGAATATATCCATCAATTAATACGGGTCAGATCATTTTGCCATGGGTCATCTGGGCTATCAGTGCATTCCGAGGGCAGTCCAACAttattgctgttttattttgttcctttggCATTTCTCTCCCTATTCAGTCACCAAGAACCTCGGTTTCTCATTCCACTCATCTTACCATTAGTCCTGTTCAGTACATCACAGAATAGAGCTGTGAAGTGGAGACATGTCATTACTATTTTCAATGTTTTTGGGGCTTTGCTGTTTGGGTGCTTACACCAAGGAGGACTGATACCGTGTTTGTGTCACTTGGAGCAACTCATGCATTCTCCAGAGTCCTCAAACCATCCAAGACACTATACTCTACTCTTTGCTCACACCTATATGCCTCCTAGGTCTCTACTTAATATCAGGAAGAGAGACACGCATATAGAAGTCATTGATATGGCTGGGTCTAAAGAAGAAATCCTCTGCCAAACAGTAGAACAGCAAGCAAACAATTTTACCTGCAATGACTGTCATGTTTTTGTTATAATCCCTGGTACAGTCAGAGCCACAATTACGAAATGCGGTGTCTCGTTCAAGAACGAGACTTTGATATTTCCACACTTATCAATGGAAGACCCACCACAAATACCCTTCCTATTCAGTGGAAACTGGAGAAGTCAGTTAGGACTATACATTCTCCAGGTAGACAGAGATCAGCAGCACCTTTAG
- the PIGZ gene encoding GPI mannosyltransferase 4 isoform X2, which yields MAKLLLFSLLWAVNACPSRFWAVNACPSLLCPPVSLAPRTPALQREGGRTRPAPPFWMRELCGQQRAGTRCPGPRAPAAGQGSPRRGDDAFPCLWVSLRSISEFNFTLRCPGAAGAVPRSGGRCACAPGSRCGARAAGRAPPGGAGRAERAPVRRRRWHAGQGAVGAAGRPAGRLVPAAAGRLPTPRRVLPVARGDGSFVKINGVLLKLSRLTTASKA from the exons ATGGCTAAGCTGCTCCTTTTCTCGCTTCTCTGGGCGGTTAACGCTTGCCCCTCGCGTTTCTGGGCGGTTAACGCCTGCCCCTCGCTTCTCTGCCCGCCCGTTTCGCTTGCTCCGAGGACACCTGCCCTTCAGCGGGAAGGCGGCAGgacccggcccgccccgccgttCTGGATGCGAGAGCTGTGTGGGCAGCAGCGAGCAGGGACACGGTGCCCCGGCCCCAGAGCcccagctgctggccaggggTCACCCCGACGCGGTGACGACGCTTTTCCGTGTCTCTGGGTCAGTCTGCGGTCGATTTCGGAGTTCAACTTCACGCTGCGCtgcccgggggcggcgggcgcagTCCCGCGGAGCGGAGGCCGCTGCGCATGCGCGCCGGGCTCCCGCTGCGGCGCCCGGGCCGCCGGCCGCGCGCCCCCtggcggggcgggccgggccgagaGGGCGCCGGttcggcggcggcggtggcatGCGGGCCAGGGGGCTGTGGGCGCTGCTGGCCGCCCTGCGGGCCGGCTGGTGCCTGCTGCCGCAGGCCGGCTACCTACACCCCGACGAGTTCTTCCAGTCGCCCGAGGTGATGGCAG ctTTGTGAAAATTAATGGTGTACTCCTGAAACTTTCAAGGTTGACGACAGCCTCAAAAGCCTAG